The Paenibacillus uliginis N3/975 genome has a window encoding:
- a CDS encoding DUF4127 family protein yields MRKIIYIPLDERPCNYEFPALLAAGTDYHVVRPDLSIMGLKKRPGDIEQLWAWLFEQARDADGAIVALDTLLYGGIIPSRLHEMTEEQCGEQLEKLRQLKRINPALHVFAYQLIMRCPRYSSSDEEPDYYENWGREIFLRGYIRHRLELGIATEEEQNELQQIEGVLPESMWQDYTERRAVNLTANKRAIELVQDGAVDFMIIPQDDSAPYGLTSVDQQHVREHVKKCQQQLSVYMYPGADEVGCTLLARMINHFERRKPRVHVHFASVQGPLVIPLYEDRVLYESVKYQIMAAGGLMSPSLAEADMALCINTPGESMMESNDQGRPFIGYQVYRNLVELIEVADDIVHHLGKPCVIADVAYANGADLELLQLLRDKKLLFELAGYAGWNTSGNTLGTCIAQGMIYAVYGNTPQHRDFLSLRYVEDGGYCASVRRDVSDRVLPGTGYNYFSIDGQRGQIAERVRAELTRFIEQHLHDPENNYEIVIDDCYMPWSRMFEVGLKTHVRDTKQGQ; encoded by the coding sequence ATGAGAAAAATTATATATATTCCGCTGGACGAACGTCCGTGCAATTACGAATTTCCGGCACTTCTTGCCGCGGGAACGGATTATCATGTCGTCCGTCCGGATTTGAGCATCATGGGGCTGAAGAAGCGCCCTGGAGACATCGAACAGCTATGGGCCTGGCTATTCGAGCAGGCGCGTGATGCAGACGGAGCGATTGTGGCCTTGGACACATTGCTATACGGAGGAATAATCCCCTCGCGGCTGCATGAGATGACGGAGGAACAATGCGGGGAGCAATTAGAGAAGCTCCGTCAATTGAAGCGGATCAACCCGGCTTTGCATGTATTTGCTTATCAGCTCATTATGCGTTGCCCGCGCTATTCCAGCAGTGATGAAGAACCGGATTATTACGAGAATTGGGGCAGGGAGATTTTCCTGCGCGGATATATCCGCCACCGGTTGGAGCTGGGCATCGCGACAGAAGAAGAGCAGAATGAATTGCAGCAGATTGAGGGCGTTTTGCCTGAATCCATGTGGCAGGACTACACGGAACGCCGTGCTGTTAATTTAACAGCGAATAAGAGAGCAATCGAACTGGTGCAGGACGGGGCCGTCGATTTCATGATCATCCCACAGGATGACTCGGCTCCTTATGGTCTGACTTCTGTGGATCAGCAGCACGTTCGCGAGCATGTCAAGAAGTGTCAGCAGCAGCTGTCCGTCTATATGTATCCCGGGGCCGACGAAGTGGGATGCACGCTACTTGCCCGCATGATCAATCATTTTGAGCGTCGTAAACCACGGGTGCATGTTCATTTTGCCAGTGTGCAAGGGCCGTTAGTGATACCTCTATATGAAGACCGCGTACTATATGAATCGGTCAAATATCAGATTATGGCGGCCGGAGGACTAATGTCGCCTTCCCTGGCAGAAGCCGATATGGCCCTATGCATCAATACACCCGGCGAGAGCATGATGGAGTCGAATGATCAAGGACGGCCCTTTATAGGGTATCAGGTATACCGGAATCTAGTTGAACTGATCGAGGTGGCTGATGATATTGTTCACCATCTCGGCAAGCCTTGTGTTATCGCCGATGTAGCTTATGCCAACGGAGCAGATCTTGAACTGCTGCAGCTGCTTCGCGATAAGAAGCTATTGTTCGAATTGGCCGGTTATGCAGGCTGGAATACAAGTGGTAACACGCTCGGAACTTGCATTGCACAAGGCATGATCTATGCCGTGTATGGCAATACGCCGCAGCATCGCGATTTCCTGTCACTACGCTATGTCGAGGATGGGGGCTATTGTGCCTCCGTGCGTAGGGATGTAAGTGATCGGGTGCTGCCTGGTACGGGATACAATTATTTCTCGATCGACGGACAGCGGGGACAAATCGCCGAGCGAGTCAGAGCTGAATTGACTCGGTTCATCGAGCAGCATTTGCATGATCCAGAGAATAATTATGAGATCGTGATCGACGATTGCTATATGCCTTGGAGTCGGATGTTTGAGGTCGGATTGAAGACCCATGTCCGTGATACTAAGCAAGGACAATAA
- a CDS encoding linear amide C-N hydrolase, whose protein sequence is MSTAFQMKQDEKIVICKNQDVIYDGVYLFTNQRGVHKTALMMPPAVPASWVSRYGSITISQNGKENPNGGMNEEGLVVEQTTLWSTEHLPADDKPTVNELQWIQYMLDTCATVKEVLQAVTTIRIDQTTSKLHYLIADRSGECAIIELLDGQMHIYTDHLSTPVIANTAYLQAVEEMISGDRNWTDRDEYEKNSMERFLTVWERTKKSTLDMNMIDFGFETLKAAKREDTVFSIIYNPGEMEIHAKTSQNDETRIIRMADFDYSNESLAVAADLQLLRASHVQEDFVTYTTEFNHNVVHSFFRDPTLTSIFHWEISDEVIQYLAQYPESFR, encoded by the coding sequence ATGAGTACCGCATTTCAAATGAAACAGGATGAAAAAATTGTTATCTGTAAAAATCAAGATGTGATATACGATGGTGTCTACCTGTTTACAAACCAAAGAGGTGTTCACAAAACAGCGCTCATGATGCCACCGGCGGTTCCTGCATCGTGGGTATCTCGCTATGGTAGCATAACGATTTCCCAGAACGGTAAAGAGAACCCCAACGGCGGAATGAATGAGGAGGGTCTCGTCGTAGAACAGACGACGTTATGGTCAACGGAACACCTGCCTGCGGATGATAAGCCGACGGTTAATGAATTGCAGTGGATTCAATATATGCTTGACACTTGCGCTACTGTGAAGGAAGTACTGCAAGCAGTAACAACAATTCGCATTGACCAGACCACATCCAAATTGCATTATCTGATTGCCGATCGAAGTGGAGAATGTGCGATTATCGAGTTATTAGACGGACAAATGCACATTTATACCGATCATCTGTCGACTCCAGTTATAGCAAATACGGCTTATCTACAAGCTGTTGAGGAAATGATATCTGGAGATCGGAATTGGACGGACCGTGACGAATATGAGAAAAACTCAATGGAACGCTTTTTGACGGTATGGGAACGAACAAAGAAATCTACACTCGACATGAACATGATCGATTTTGGATTTGAGACTCTGAAGGCAGCCAAGCGAGAGGATACGGTTTTTAGCATCATATACAATCCTGGCGAAATGGAGATTCACGCAAAAACCAGTCAAAACGATGAAACAAGAATAATCCGTATGGCCGATTTCGATTACTCTAATGAATCGCTCGCTGTGGCAGCCGACCTTCAATTGCTCCGAGCTTCACATGTTCAGGAAGATTTCGTCACCTATACTACTGAATTCAATCATAACGTCGTACATTCTTTTTTTAGAGACCCTACATTGACGTCAATCTTCCATTGGGAAATTTCAGATGAAGTGATCCAGTATTTGGCCCAATATCCTGAATCATTTCGTTAA
- a CDS encoding 3'-5' exoribonuclease YhaM family protein → MKPINKLIIQDEFIGFYLLKELNVRQTSSTPPKDYFDIVLSDSSGQVSAKYWDVTIQDKETFFPMQLVKIQGTVQSYRDQPQVKISKIRKAREDDGVSLTDFVRSAPIRPVDLLHTIKLTIHEITDHKIRNIVQFCVDRVEEKLMHYPAAKTYHHAYFAGLAYHIVRMLEIGDFVCKQRPFLNPDLLKAGIILHDIAKPEEMIAQMGIVTEYSNQGRLLGHIVMASNWIVEAAVTFNIPLDSEMVLGLQHLVLSHHNLGEWGSPVQPQTAEAVALHYIDMLDAKLQMVEDALDTTVETEPWTPMIRGLENKSIYRLKV, encoded by the coding sequence ATGAAGCCTATTAATAAGTTGATCATTCAGGATGAATTCATCGGCTTTTACTTGCTAAAAGAACTTAATGTTAGACAGACGAGCAGCACTCCTCCGAAAGATTATTTCGACATCGTGCTCTCGGATTCGAGTGGTCAAGTCTCAGCTAAGTATTGGGATGTCACCATACAAGATAAAGAAACATTTTTTCCAATGCAATTAGTGAAGATTCAGGGTACCGTTCAAAGCTATCGAGATCAGCCTCAAGTGAAAATAAGTAAAATCCGCAAAGCCAGAGAGGACGACGGGGTTTCATTAACCGACTTTGTAAGGTCTGCCCCCATACGCCCAGTGGATTTATTACATACCATCAAGCTTACCATTCATGAGATTACCGACCATAAGATCCGAAATATTGTTCAGTTTTGTGTGGACAGGGTTGAAGAGAAGCTAATGCACTATCCTGCGGCGAAAACCTATCACCATGCCTATTTTGCTGGGCTGGCCTATCACATTGTACGCATGCTTGAAATAGGGGATTTTGTATGCAAACAACGGCCATTTCTGAATCCGGATTTATTAAAGGCAGGAATTATTCTGCATGATATCGCAAAACCGGAAGAGATGATTGCTCAGATGGGTATCGTTACCGAATACAGCAACCAAGGAAGACTTCTTGGGCATATCGTCATGGCATCCAATTGGATTGTGGAGGCTGCCGTTACATTCAACATACCTCTCGATTCCGAGATGGTACTCGGTTTACAACACCTGGTGTTATCTCATCATAACTTGGGAGAGTGGGGGAGTCCGGTTCAGCCTCAAACAGCCGAAGCCGTTGCACTGCATTATATTGATATGCTCGATGCCAAGCTGCAGATGGTGGAAGACGCCTTAGACACGACAGTTGAAACCGAACCCTGGACACCCATGATTAGAGGACTTGAAAATAAGTCTATTTATCGTCTGAAGGTGTAA
- a CDS encoding N-acetylmannosamine-6-phosphate 2-epimerase, whose protein sequence is MLHSIIQTLKGGLIVSCQALEEEPFYGSDYMARFALAAEMGKAVGIRANTPQDIRAIKKVTNLPVIGLWKKEYTGSDVYITPTLTEVEGIIAAGADIVATDATLRNRPGNVCLADLVKEIREKHQVLLMADVSSVAEGVEAERLGFDLISTTLSGYTAYSPQSEEPDIQLVADLSQMVSIPVLAEGRIHSPEQTVESLRAGAYAVVIGGAITRPQLITKKYTDAILQYHNVPEI, encoded by the coding sequence ATGTTACATTCAATTATTCAAACTTTAAAAGGTGGACTTATTGTTTCCTGTCAAGCTCTTGAGGAAGAACCATTCTACGGAAGTGATTATATGGCCCGCTTTGCTCTAGCGGCTGAAATGGGCAAGGCGGTAGGGATCAGGGCGAATACGCCTCAAGATATTAGAGCGATAAAAAAGGTGACGAATTTGCCGGTTATCGGCTTATGGAAGAAGGAGTATACCGGTTCTGACGTTTACATAACTCCTACCTTAACAGAGGTTGAAGGTATAATCGCTGCTGGAGCCGATATTGTTGCTACGGATGCTACATTACGCAATAGGCCGGGCAATGTTTGTCTTGCGGATTTGGTTAAAGAAATAAGGGAGAAGCACCAAGTACTATTAATGGCAGATGTATCTTCTGTAGCAGAAGGAGTAGAGGCGGAGAGATTGGGTTTTGATCTTATTTCTACTACGCTATCTGGTTATACAGCCTACAGCCCGCAGAGTGAGGAACCAGATATTCAATTAGTTGCTGATTTAAGTCAAATGGTTAGCATTCCCGTATTAGCTGAGGGGAGAATTCATAGTCCTGAACAGACTGTTGAGTCTCTGCGGGCCGGAGCTTACGCAGTTGTAATTGGCGGAGCCATTACCAGGCCGCAATTGATTACTAAGAAATATACTGATGCTATACTTCAATATCATAACGTTCCTGAAATTTAG
- a CDS encoding ROK family protein, with the protein MGHTGEVAIGLDIGGTNIKSGIVNAEGVVIHHLNCPTKANEGGEALLNRIAEITKELERYSSSQGWKVKGVGIGTAGQVNSRTGVVMGATANLPGWAGMELGNRLHSMTGLSVLIDNDANAMAFGEAWVGSGRQWNDFICVTLGTGVGGCLIINHRPYQGRDGFAGEIGHHVIEYSGYPCNCGRTGCWEQYASVTGLMRMVEEAGAELKGISTAESIFTSAQEGNEASIHVLRRYTQYIAAGLANMVHKFNPEGIVIGGAITRQGDFLLNPVRESLSRQLLPVFRERVREIEVVSASLGDNGGVVGAVAGYFI; encoded by the coding sequence ATGGGACATACTGGGGAAGTAGCTATAGGTCTGGATATCGGTGGAACAAACATTAAGTCGGGGATTGTAAATGCGGAGGGAGTGGTCATTCACCATTTGAATTGTCCGACGAAGGCAAATGAAGGTGGGGAAGCACTGTTAAATCGAATTGCCGAAATTACGAAGGAATTAGAAAGGTATTCAAGCAGTCAAGGATGGAAGGTAAAAGGTGTCGGCATAGGGACTGCTGGTCAAGTTAATAGTCGGACAGGCGTTGTAATGGGGGCCACAGCTAATTTGCCGGGATGGGCCGGAATGGAGCTTGGAAATCGGCTGCATTCCATGACAGGTTTGTCTGTGTTGATCGATAACGATGCGAATGCCATGGCATTCGGCGAAGCGTGGGTAGGGTCTGGCAGACAATGGAACGATTTCATCTGTGTTACCTTGGGAACGGGAGTAGGCGGTTGCCTGATCATTAATCATAGGCCGTATCAAGGACGGGATGGGTTTGCGGGAGAAATAGGCCATCATGTTATTGAGTACAGTGGTTATCCATGCAATTGCGGAAGAACAGGCTGTTGGGAACAGTATGCTTCTGTTACAGGATTGATGAGAATGGTAGAAGAAGCTGGGGCAGAGCTAAAAGGGATTAGTACCGCGGAAAGTATATTCACATCTGCGCAGGAAGGAAACGAAGCATCTATTCACGTGCTGAGAAGATATACTCAGTATATTGCTGCTGGTCTGGCTAATATGGTCCATAAATTTAATCCAGAGGGGATTGTTATTGGAGGGGCCATTACTCGGCAAGGCGATTTTTTACTTAATCCGGTTCGTGAAAGTCTGTCGCGCCAGCTGCTTCCTGTTTTTAGAGAGAGGGTTCGGGAAATTGAGGTAGTTTCGGCTTCTTTAGGAGATAATGGAGGTGTAGTAGGGGCTGTAGCAGGTTATTTTATTTAA
- a CDS encoding ABC transporter substrate-binding protein, with protein MSFKGRRLISLLLASMMMVGLLAACGSDSSGNKEAASSGNNDSEKPAEQVTVEFWTISLQPTFDDYFNKLIADYEAQNPNVKIDWKDYPYDAVLNKLMTNIAGGEAPDVVNLNTELANQMGTKDALVDFNQELTADQKAAYFPGIYSSTEMNDKAFALPWYTGLPVLFMNKDLVEKAGLNPDNPPKTKQELNEWGRQIKEKTGAYGYIFTMEARTLLEENLPFLTEDYKKAAFNTPEVEEYVNENLQLLKDGVIPKDIIDYDKQVQYFAGEQVAMSLSSSPFINKIKTAAPDVYNKMLAVPSPVGKAGIRYSNTMNIVVPSATSHKKEAVDFAVFVTNAANQLEFSKLANTLPSTVESAKDPFFSENDGTLEGMAKAVSAVSLDKAEDFYIGVESAKDVNQAVTKALQEIYLNGADAKKTLTEVEGEVNKILGN; from the coding sequence ATGAGTTTCAAAGGTAGAAGGTTGATTTCATTACTATTGGCATCAATGATGATGGTGGGGCTATTGGCGGCGTGTGGTTCGGATTCATCGGGCAACAAGGAAGCTGCTTCAAGTGGGAACAACGATAGCGAGAAGCCCGCGGAACAAGTCACGGTAGAGTTCTGGACAATCTCATTGCAGCCGACCTTCGATGATTACTTCAACAAATTGATTGCGGATTATGAAGCGCAGAATCCGAATGTCAAGATCGATTGGAAGGACTACCCTTACGATGCTGTACTGAACAAGCTCATGACGAATATTGCTGGCGGTGAAGCGCCAGACGTGGTGAACCTTAATACGGAGTTGGCCAATCAGATGGGAACCAAGGACGCATTGGTTGACTTCAACCAAGAGCTGACAGCGGACCAGAAGGCAGCTTATTTCCCGGGGATCTACTCCTCAACGGAAATGAACGACAAAGCGTTCGCACTCCCTTGGTACACCGGATTACCTGTCCTATTCATGAATAAGGATCTGGTGGAGAAAGCTGGACTGAATCCAGATAATCCGCCGAAGACGAAGCAGGAATTGAACGAATGGGGTCGCCAGATTAAAGAGAAGACCGGCGCCTACGGCTATATTTTCACGATGGAAGCGCGTACTCTGTTAGAAGAGAACCTGCCGTTCCTGACTGAGGATTATAAGAAGGCAGCTTTTAATACACCGGAAGTGGAAGAGTATGTCAATGAGAATTTACAGCTGTTAAAAGACGGCGTCATTCCAAAAGACATTATCGACTACGATAAACAAGTGCAATACTTCGCGGGTGAGCAAGTGGCCATGTCCTTATCCAGCTCGCCATTCATTAACAAGATCAAGACAGCCGCGCCGGATGTATACAACAAAATGCTTGCCGTTCCAAGTCCGGTTGGCAAAGCGGGCATCCGCTATTCCAACACGATGAACATTGTCGTGCCTTCGGCAACATCTCATAAGAAAGAAGCGGTCGACTTCGCTGTATTCGTAACGAATGCGGCCAATCAACTGGAATTCTCCAAGCTCGCTAATACATTGCCTTCCACAGTAGAGAGCGCCAAAGATCCGTTCTTCTCGGAAAATGACGGAACTCTGGAAGGGATGGCTAAGGCCGTATCTGCAGTCAGCCTTGATAAAGCCGAGGATTTCTACATCGGCGTTGAGAGTGCCAAAGACGTCAATCAGGCCGTCACCAAAGCATTGCAGGAAATTTATTTGAACGGTGCTGATGCGAAGAAGACATTGACTGAGGTCGAGGGCGAGGTTAACAAAATCTTAGGCAACTAA
- a CDS encoding carbohydrate ABC transporter permease, with product MKKTSFFTRFGKSEASVAWLFMTPGLILLALFVFWPIIYSVPLALTNYSVIGKTEFVGLDNFVKALQDKSFITSLVNSLLYVIVVPFIQIFSILMAILVNSNVKGIKIFRTAYYIPVVTSMVAVALIWGWLLNQNGVINYVLSNVGLMKERITWLSNKDTALWTLMFITMWKGLGYYMMIYLAGLQSIPKDLTEAATIDGANRAQTIRKITIPLLKPYVFFCTLISLMAAIRVFDEVFILTKGGPGDSTLTSSLYIYQQGFQQFNFGYSSALGLIVSVMIAALSIIIFRFNRKGGVNPY from the coding sequence ATGAAAAAAACATCCTTCTTTACTAGATTCGGCAAGTCGGAAGCGTCAGTGGCTTGGCTCTTCATGACACCGGGTTTGATTCTACTGGCCCTATTTGTCTTCTGGCCGATTATTTATAGCGTACCGCTGGCGCTGACGAATTACTCCGTCATAGGCAAGACCGAGTTTGTCGGTTTGGATAATTTCGTCAAAGCATTGCAGGATAAGAGCTTCATCACATCGCTGGTCAACTCGTTGCTATATGTAATTGTTGTGCCATTTATTCAGATTTTCTCTATTCTTATGGCGATTCTAGTAAATAGCAATGTCAAAGGAATTAAAATCTTCCGTACTGCTTATTACATCCCCGTCGTTACTTCTATGGTTGCAGTAGCGCTTATTTGGGGCTGGCTGCTCAACCAGAATGGGGTCATAAACTATGTGCTGTCCAATGTAGGGTTAATGAAAGAGCGAATTACCTGGCTGTCCAACAAAGATACAGCACTGTGGACACTGATGTTCATTACGATGTGGAAGGGCCTTGGCTACTATATGATGATTTATTTGGCCGGATTGCAATCCATTCCGAAGGATCTGACAGAGGCTGCGACGATTGATGGCGCGAACCGGGCGCAGACGATTCGTAAAATTACAATTCCGCTGTTGAAGCCGTATGTCTTTTTCTGCACGCTTATTTCACTAATGGCGGCAATCCGTGTGTTCGATGAAGTGTTTATCCTGACGAAAGGTGGACCGGGGGATTCAACTTTAACATCGAGCTTGTATATTTATCAGCAAGGCTTCCAACAATTTAATTTTGGCTACTCCTCGGCACTTGGCTTAATTGTCAGCGTCATGATTGCCGCGCTTAGTATTATCATCTTCAGATTCAACCGGAAGGGCGGTGTCAATCCATATTAA
- a CDS encoding MurR/RpiR family transcriptional regulator, translating into MDLSNEQGMGKTLLSIRSHFNGLTKTEQKVANFILENAQDIIYHSVTELAERADVGETTVIRFCRKLKFHGFQDFKLSLAQDLVKPSDRLYNEVTEEDDAATLNRKVISMHIETLEQTSELISSDQLEKTIELLTAANHIHFFGVGSSGLTALQAAHSFSRIGKQSFAKTDTHFQAMTAALMHPGDVAVGISISGSTKDTLENLSLAKKAGAKIVVITSNARSPITKLADIELLMVARENPLQGSSLAAKISQLAVIDILNVGVSLKIKDEALKYREITAKSISEKLY; encoded by the coding sequence ATGGATTTGTCTAACGAGCAGGGAATGGGAAAGACGTTGTTATCCATAAGAAGTCATTTTAATGGATTAACCAAAACAGAACAAAAAGTTGCAAATTTTATTCTGGAAAACGCCCAGGATATCATTTATCATTCGGTGACCGAACTTGCAGAGAGAGCGGACGTCGGTGAGACGACGGTGATTCGCTTCTGCCGGAAACTGAAATTCCATGGTTTTCAGGATTTTAAATTATCTCTGGCACAAGATTTGGTTAAGCCTTCCGATCGTTTGTATAATGAAGTTACTGAAGAGGATGATGCAGCGACTTTAAACCGTAAGGTTATATCTATGCATATTGAGACGCTGGAACAAACTTCGGAACTTATTAGTTCAGATCAGTTGGAGAAGACCATTGAACTATTGACTGCAGCTAATCATATTCACTTTTTTGGAGTAGGATCTTCAGGATTGACGGCGTTACAGGCCGCGCATAGTTTCTCTAGGATTGGCAAGCAAAGCTTCGCTAAGACAGATACGCACTTTCAGGCCATGACAGCTGCATTAATGCATCCAGGAGATGTAGCTGTTGGGATATCCATTTCGGGAAGCACCAAAGATACGCTGGAGAACTTAAGCCTAGCCAAGAAAGCGGGCGCCAAAATAGTCGTTATTACCAGTAATGCGCGTTCCCCTATAACCAAACTGGCAGATATCGAACTGTTAATGGTTGCTAGAGAAAATCCATTACAAGGTAGTTCACTTGCTGCAAAGATATCCCAGCTAGCTGTTATTGATATTTTGAATGTCGGGGTTTCTTTAAAAATAAAGGATGAAGCTCTGAAATACCGCGAGATAACGGCAAAATCAATCTCTGAGAAACTGTATTAA
- a CDS encoding carbohydrate ABC transporter permease, which yields MRRKPLRLAKSLLLYGALILFAIFMMGPFLWIFSVSLMPGKNVFSFPPAIFPTFIDFDNYVQVWNYMDFPRYLMNTVIIALMGVVMNIFFSCLTAYPLAVFRFKGRDLIFALLVATMIIPAAAGMVVNYLTVKALGLMGGFLAVVLPSAVTVFNVFLMRQAFMGMPHELRDSGKVDGASEFRIWLQLALPIVKPAIAVIGLLEFMGMWNSFLWPMIVLNDTKQYPIASALSFLNGQFSYNFGWIAAGTVISVIPIIIVFLCTQKYYMEGVSGAVKG from the coding sequence ATGAGAAGAAAACCACTTCGATTAGCGAAATCATTATTGTTGTATGGAGCTTTGATTTTATTTGCCATTTTTATGATGGGACCGTTCCTATGGATCTTCAGTGTGTCGCTTATGCCCGGCAAGAATGTATTCAGCTTTCCGCCGGCGATCTTCCCGACTTTTATCGACTTTGATAATTACGTCCAAGTGTGGAATTACATGGACTTTCCAAGATATTTAATGAATACCGTTATCATTGCTCTGATGGGCGTCGTTATGAACATCTTTTTCTCCTGTCTAACGGCCTACCCGCTCGCCGTATTTCGGTTCAAAGGACGGGATCTTATCTTTGCCTTATTGGTGGCGACGATGATTATCCCAGCTGCAGCCGGGATGGTCGTCAACTACTTAACGGTGAAGGCACTAGGCTTGATGGGCGGGTTTCTTGCAGTCGTGCTTCCTTCAGCGGTTACCGTGTTCAACGTATTCCTAATGAGACAGGCGTTTATGGGCATGCCACATGAGCTGCGCGATTCCGGCAAAGTGGACGGTGCCAGCGAATTTCGTATTTGGCTGCAATTGGCGCTGCCGATTGTGAAGCCGGCGATCGCCGTTATCGGACTATTGGAGTTCATGGGGATGTGGAATAGCTTTCTCTGGCCGATGATTGTGCTTAATGATACGAAGCAGTATCCTATCGCGTCCGCGCTTAGCTTTTTAAATGGCCAATTTTCCTATAATTTTGGCTGGATTGCCGCCGGTACCGTCATTTCGGTTATACCGATTATCATCGTGTTCCTGTGCACCCAGAAATATTACATGGAAGGTGTATCCGGAGCAGTTAAAGGATAG
- a CDS encoding FAD-dependent oxidoreductase, with the protein MNNERMTDVVVLGGGLGGCMAALAAAKMGVRVIMTEETDWLGGQLTSQAVPPDEHQWIEEFGCTETYREFRDRVRAYYRENYPMSEEAKNNELLNPGNGWVSRLCHEPKVALRVIEDMLAPYVNSGRITVLYHFRPTAASVNEDQIESVTVTHISSGEEVVLRGSYFLDATECGDVLPLAGVEYVIGAESKHETGEPHALEEANPLDMQSITHVFALDYVEGGDFTIEKPEQYDFWRKFVPKHTNIPLLSWYANDTDDAEKMKEFALFPGSTDASGRELLSLWTYRRVIDPALFEPGLYEGDITLINWPQNDYFLGSIIDVPEAEREEHLANARQLSLSLIYWLQTETPRPDGGRGYPGIRLRTDVLGTEDGLAKYPYIRESRRIKAMYTITEQDVSKEIRGEQGICRYDDSVGVGSYHLDVHLTTVTNRTFYIPNYPYEIPLGALLPIRVKNLLPACKNIGTTQITNGCYRLHPTEWNIGESVGYLAAYALQNQVTPHEVHANSEHLQAYQALIQRQGVQIHWPDDLVL; encoded by the coding sequence ATGAATAACGAGCGAATGACAGACGTCGTCGTCCTAGGCGGCGGGTTGGGCGGATGCATGGCCGCATTGGCTGCAGCCAAAATGGGCGTGCGTGTGATCATGACAGAGGAGACGGATTGGCTCGGCGGTCAGCTGACAAGTCAGGCGGTTCCGCCGGATGAACATCAGTGGATCGAGGAATTCGGCTGCACTGAGACGTATCGCGAGTTTCGAGACCGGGTGCGTGCTTATTATCGAGAGAACTATCCGATGTCAGAGGAAGCGAAGAATAATGAACTGCTTAATCCCGGCAACGGTTGGGTAAGCCGCTTATGCCATGAGCCGAAGGTGGCGTTGCGCGTCATCGAGGATATGTTGGCCCCGTATGTGAACAGCGGCCGTATCACGGTATTGTATCATTTCAGACCAACTGCAGCCTCAGTGAACGAGGATCAGATAGAGAGTGTAACCGTTACACATATAAGCTCAGGTGAAGAAGTTGTACTAAGGGGATCATACTTCCTCGATGCTACGGAATGCGGAGATGTGCTGCCATTAGCGGGGGTTGAATATGTGATAGGTGCGGAGTCCAAGCATGAGACAGGGGAGCCGCATGCGCTGGAAGAGGCAAATCCGCTCGATATGCAGTCGATTACCCATGTGTTTGCACTCGATTATGTAGAGGGTGGCGATTTCACAATTGAGAAGCCAGAGCAATATGATTTCTGGCGCAAGTTCGTACCAAAGCATACGAATATTCCGCTGTTAAGCTGGTACGCGAACGATACGGATGACGCGGAGAAAATGAAGGAGTTCGCCCTATTTCCAGGCAGCACGGACGCTTCCGGGCGGGAGCTGTTGTCGCTGTGGACGTATCGTCGTGTCATCGACCCGGCTTTATTTGAGCCTGGGTTATATGAAGGTGATATTACCTTGATTAACTGGCCGCAGAACGATTATTTCTTGGGTTCAATTATTGACGTTCCTGAAGCGGAACGGGAGGAGCATCTGGCAAATGCTAGACAATTAAGCCTCTCATTGATCTACTGGCTCCAGACCGAGACGCCTCGCCCAGACGGAGGAAGAGGGTATCCGGGCATCCGGCTGCGTACGGACGTACTGGGTACGGAGGACGGACTGGCGAAATATCCGTATATTCGCGAGTCGCGCCGGATTAAAGCGATGTATACCATTACTGAGCAGGATGTCAGTAAGGAAATCCGCGGTGAACAAGGGATTTGCCGTTACGATGATAGCGTCGGAGTAGGCAGCTACCATCTAGATGTTCATCTGACGACCGTCACGAACCGGACATTCTATATTCCGAACTATCCGTACGAGATTCCGCTTGGTGCGTTACTGCCGATCCGGGTCAAGAATTTGCTTCCCGCTTGTAAAAATATCGGCACCACTCAAATCACGAACGGATGCTACCGCCTTCACCCGACAGAATGGAATATTGGGGAATCGGTCGGTTATTTAGCGGCCTATGCGCTACAGAATCAAGTGACGCCGCATGAGGTACACGCCAATTCGGAGCATCTTCAGGCCTATCAAGCGCTGATTCAAAGGCAAGGGGTCCAAATCCACTGGCCGGACGATCTGGTTCTTTAA